One window of the Tubulanus polymorphus chromosome 11, tnTubPoly1.2, whole genome shotgun sequence genome contains the following:
- the LOC141913257 gene encoding uncharacterized protein LOC141913257: MCLNRSDNTSDRTAMSSSSTVPVRDETTLTFAQAEDMLDDPHSCFIAREVQQPMALYPIFSGNPKTGIIRQLNVEMNMYSERLKGVPIAYSGVKVLSKSGLIDDSGLTYFEIRLKFIIFQPQPGETVIGVVNKLSKGHIGCLVHGRFNASIPKFDESVGAVPALAVGQEVVLRVTSVYPHSGVLSIKGQYVSMVGSSGQKRMFEESPSTTPVQPAKKKRKIKVEEDLNETPLAANNDDSIANEELPDIRFKSAKRKRKEKNTDAEQTKGDETRVETDLSEYATPDSTPPKRKKLKKKKHRGDDDASAVDSSANASVLSPPGSNVVDDSAVDTPTNISKKKKKQKKHKRDEADGETSLDVSRVIDGDESVSISSSKKKKKKKHKSDTN; the protein is encoded by the exons ATGTGTTTGAATAGAAGTGATAATACGTCTGACCGTACCGCAATGTCGTCATCATCGACGGTTCCCGTCAGAGATGAAACCACTCTCACTTTCGCGCAGGCGGAAGATATGCTCGACGACCCGCATAGCTGTTTCATAGCGCGAGAAGTGCAGCAACCGATGGCGCTTTATCCGATTTTTTCCGGCAATCCGAAAACGGGAATTATACGTCAACTGAACGTGGAAATGAATATGTATTCGGAGAG ATTGAAAGGCGTTCCGATTGCGTACAGCGGTGTAAAAGTACTCAGCAAGTCGGGACTAATAGACGACAGCGGACTGACGTATTTCGAGATACGtttgaaattcatcattttccaGCCGCAGCCCGGCGAAACGGTCATCGGCGTCGTCAATAAACTCAGTAAAGGCCACATCGGCTGTTTAGTGCACGGACGTTTCAACGCGTCGATACCGAAGTTCGACGAAAGCGTAGGCGCCGTGCCCGCTCTGGCCGTCGGTCAGGAAGTGGTGCTACGGGTGACTTCGGTTTATCCGCACAGCGGTGTCCTCTCGATTAAAGGGCAATACGTTTCAAT gGTGGGATCGAGCGGTCAGAAACGAATGTTTGAAGAGTCGCCGTCTACGACTCCGGTGCAACCTGCCAAGAAAAAACGCAAAATCAAAG TTGAAGAGGATCTAAACGAAACTCCACTGGCGGCGAATAACGACGATAGTATCGCGAATGAAGAATTACCGGACATTCGATTCAAATCCGCGAAACGTAAACGTAAAGAGAAAAACACTGACGCCGAACAAACGAAAGGAGATGAAACGCGCGTCGAAACTGATCTTAGCGAGTACGCCACGCCCGACTCGACGCCGCCGAAACGCAAAaagctgaaaaagaaaaaacaccGCGGCGACGACGACGCGTCGGCCGTCGACTCGTCGGCGAACGCGAGCGTTTTATCGCCGCCGGGCTCGAACGTCGTCGACGATTCCGCCGTCGATACTCCGACGaacatttcgaaaaaaaagaagaaacagaaaaaacACAAGCGCGACGAGGCAGACGGCGAAACTTCGTTAGACGTTAGCCGCGTAATCGACGGCGACGAAAGCGTTTCGATATCGTcgtcgaaaaagaaaaagaagaaaaagcaTAAGTCCGATACGAACTGA